Proteins encoded within one genomic window of Ananas comosus cultivar F153 unplaced genomic scaffold, ASM154086v1, whole genome shotgun sequence:
- the LOC109704642 gene encoding uncharacterized protein LOC109704642 codes for KRLPTADRLLKRGMHVNQNCAFCAVLTESCDHMFNDCVYVRFLLLNIGGLDTTDVGTCDVRDLWARATEILVDPLRKQGLILLAATWWVIWKDRNNYVFRGKPPFITGSLERVKLLISDWTTML; via the coding sequence GAAGAGATTACCCACTGCTGACAGACTGCTGAAACGAGGCATGCACGTAAATCAGAACTGTGCTTTCTGCGCGGTCCTTACGGAAAGCTGCGACCATATGTTCAATGATTGTGTTTACGTTCGATTCCTTCTTCTCAATATAGGAGGATTGGACACAACTGACGTCGGCACATGCGACGTTCGAGATCTCTGGGCCAGAGCTACTGAAATCCTTGTTGACCCGTTGAGAAAACAAGGCCTGATCCTCCTGGCTGCGACGTGGTGGGTCATCTGGAAGGATAGAAACAACTATGTTTTCAGAGGAAAGCCGCCCTTTATCACCGGGTCTCTGGAACGGGTGAAACTACTAATCAGCGATTGGACCACGATGCTCTGA